Proteins encoded in a region of the Gammaproteobacteria bacterium genome:
- a CDS encoding S24 family peptidase, which produces MTLKLNQVRLSNLEILISEAGSAAKLARAAGTNSSYLSQVRNQLPTKKGTPRSIGDELAEKLEKAMKKPQGWMDTPHTEKSGQAEEHNAHAGPDLRGLHPLISWVQAGKWYEISESFAPAYGSELLPCPVKCSPDSYVLRVRGSSMEPKFHEGDLIFVDPSVTPDHGKFVVVRLEQSNEATFKQLIIEEGKQYLKALNPDWPNRIIEVDEEATICGVIVFKGEVV; this is translated from the coding sequence ATGACGCTAAAACTTAACCAGGTTCGGCTCAGCAACCTTGAGATTCTGATTAGCGAGGCTGGGTCAGCTGCCAAGCTGGCTCGCGCAGCCGGAACTAATAGCTCCTACTTGAGCCAGGTGCGGAACCAACTGCCTACCAAGAAGGGCACGCCTCGTTCGATTGGAGACGAACTGGCTGAAAAGCTGGAAAAGGCCATGAAGAAACCCCAGGGATGGATGGATACACCACATACGGAGAAGTCGGGGCAGGCTGAGGAGCACAACGCCCATGCAGGTCCGGATTTACGAGGCCTTCACCCGCTGATCTCCTGGGTGCAGGCCGGTAAGTGGTACGAGATCTCTGAAAGTTTCGCACCTGCTTACGGCTCGGAACTCTTACCCTGCCCTGTGAAGTGCAGCCCGGATTCCTACGTGCTCAGGGTTCGCGGGAGCAGCATGGAACCGAAATTCCATGAAGGCGACCTGATTTTTGTCGACCCCAGTGTCACACCGGATCACGGCAAATTTGTGGTCGTGCGCCTCGAACAATCCAACGAAGCAACGTTTAAGCAGCTCATCATCGAGGAAGGTAAGCAGTACCTGAAAGCGCTCAATCCTGACTGGCCGAACCGGATCATCGAGGTGGATGAAGAAGCGACGATTTGCGGCGTCATCGTGTTCAAGGGCGAAGTGGTGTGA
- a CDS encoding excisionase, with translation MKWVKLPKYCELSGDTANAVHARRKKGLWLDGVHCQVRNHTLWINVEAVEKWVENGLLSSRKA, from the coding sequence ATGAAATGGGTAAAGCTACCCAAATATTGCGAATTGAGCGGTGACACCGCCAATGCGGTTCATGCCCGCCGCAAAAAAGGGCTCTGGTTGGATGGCGTTCATTGTCAGGTGAGGAATCACACGTTGTGGATCAATGTCGAGGCAGTTGAGAAATGGGTAGAGAACGGTCTGTTAAGCTCGCGCAAGGCGTAA
- a CDS encoding tyrosine-type recombinase/integrase, producing the protein MGRERSVKLAQGVRVRTYASGTQTIEIQFQYRGVQCKETLSSLDPSKKSDQRYAINLKAEVEGAIARQTFKYEEYFPESKRARLFGHAYSQITIRELIEEWLKDIERTHPHSTYRCYRKSCNAHLLTQFGDIRARDLTPQHIRAWIRERSGTLKSIRNDLTPLRAVLDRALNDDIIDRNPLDKIKVSKLVDRSQAKTDYEVDPFTTREIDKVLQSALTYDPRIRNLLKFAFFTGLRTSELFGLQWGDVDWDQREVHIQRAVVERKLKETKTRTSNRKVLLLPSAYEALKHQKQFSFVGSDYIFVRPDDKGPFIDYEHLERPWKHVLKTAKVRYRNPYQTRHTYASQLLSGGENPLFVAQQMGHKTTEMIMRHYGRWVEQGDQRQRHIFISDFGQVNEKHPTYGSKAMLRGDLRTSSTQASTL; encoded by the coding sequence ATGGGTAGAGAACGGTCTGTTAAGCTCGCGCAAGGCGTAAGGGTACGCACCTACGCCAGTGGCACGCAGACTATCGAGATACAATTCCAGTATCGCGGTGTGCAATGCAAGGAAACCCTGTCCTCACTGGACCCATCCAAGAAAAGCGATCAGCGCTACGCCATCAATTTGAAGGCCGAAGTCGAAGGCGCCATTGCCAGACAGACATTCAAATACGAGGAATACTTTCCGGAATCCAAGCGGGCCCGCCTCTTTGGTCATGCCTATTCCCAGATAACGATTCGAGAGTTGATCGAGGAGTGGCTAAAGGACATTGAGCGCACTCACCCGCACAGCACTTACCGGTGCTATCGGAAAAGTTGTAATGCCCACCTGCTCACCCAGTTTGGCGATATCCGTGCGCGCGATCTAACGCCGCAACATATTCGCGCCTGGATTCGGGAGCGAAGCGGGACCCTAAAAAGCATCCGCAATGATTTGACCCCGCTACGCGCGGTTCTGGATCGGGCGCTGAACGATGACATCATCGACCGCAATCCGCTGGACAAGATCAAGGTCAGCAAACTGGTAGATCGAAGCCAAGCCAAGACCGATTACGAAGTCGACCCATTTACGACCCGAGAAATCGACAAGGTGCTGCAGAGCGCCCTCACCTACGATCCGCGCATTCGGAATCTGCTCAAGTTTGCGTTCTTCACCGGCCTGAGAACGTCAGAGTTGTTTGGCCTGCAATGGGGTGATGTCGACTGGGATCAACGTGAAGTGCATATTCAACGAGCGGTGGTCGAGCGCAAATTAAAGGAAACCAAGACGCGAACCAGCAACCGGAAGGTTCTTCTGCTCCCCTCCGCTTATGAGGCGCTGAAGCACCAGAAACAATTCAGCTTTGTCGGCAGCGATTACATCTTTGTCCGACCGGACGACAAAGGTCCGTTCATTGATTATGAACATTTGGAACGACCCTGGAAGCACGTACTGAAAACGGCCAAGGTCCGCTACCGCAATCCGTACCAGACTCGCCACACCTACGCGAGCCAGCTACTGTCGGGCGGCGAAAATCCATTGTTCGTCGCGCAGCAGATGGGGCACAAGACTACCGAGATGATCATGCGCCACTATGGGCGCTGGGTGGAGCAGGGAGATCAGCGGCAGAGGCATATATTTATCTCTGATTTTGGCCAGGTGAACGAAAAGCATCCAACCTATGGGTCCAAAGCGATGCTACGCGGCGATTTGCGAACTTCCAGTACGCAAGCATCCACTCTATAA